The following is a genomic window from Corallococcus soli.
CGCCCCAGGGGGATGACCACCACGGGGTTGCCCGTCGCGTTGAACAGGCTGGTGAAGCCGCCCAGCACCTCCAGGTAGCTGCCCGGGACGCCATCCACGTTCACGGGGGCCCCGAACGGAGTGTGCTCGATGGCGGCGGTCATCGACACGGGCACCATCCACGCGTCCCAGCCGGACAGGAAGCGCTCCAGCGTGACGATGTGCGCGTCGCGCCGGCTCAGCGTCTCCCCCATCCCCGTCAGGTCCAGGTGCGTGCCCTTCAGGATGGCCTTCGCCAGCAGGTCGTCCGGGAACGCGCGGAACGGGCTCCGGAAGCCCTCGCGCAGCTCCGGAGGCAGGGGCGCGCCCACGATTCCCCCCTCCAGCAGGCCCCACACCTCCAGCAGGTCCGCGAAGTCCTGCGACGCGGGCGCGGTCTGCTCCACGACGACCCCCTCCGCGCGGGCGGCGTCGGCGAAGCGCTGGAAGAGCTGTCGCGTCTCGCGGTCGGCGCGGAACGGCCCCAGCGTGTCCACCCACGCCAGCCGCAGCCCCTTCAACGCCCGGGGCAGCGCGGCCCCCAGCGGTGGGACGGGCGGCACCTCCGGGTTGCGCAGGTCCGCGCCTTCGATGAGGGACAGGATGAGCCGCAGGTCCGCCACCGAGCGCGCCAGCGGGCCCGAGCACGCCATGTGGCGCACGTGGCGAGGCCCGTCAGGCATGTCGGGGATGTGGCCCGCGTTGGAGACGCGCAGCTCCGTGGGCTTGATGCTGACGATGCCGCAGAAGTGCGCCGGCAGCCGGACGGAGCCGCCGATGTCGCTGCCCACGTCGAACGGGGTGAGGCCCGCCGCGACCGCCGCCGACGCCCCACCGCTGGAGCCGCCCGGCGTGCGCGTCAGGTCGTGCGGGTTGTGGGCCCGCCCCAGCAGCGGCCCGTGCGTCTGGTAGTCCGCCGCGAACGGCGGCAGGTTCGTCTTGCCCAGGAGGATGGCGCCCGCGGCCTTGAGCCGGGCCACCACGGTGGCGTCCTCGGCGGGCACGTACTCCGCCAGCATCGGATGGCCGGACGTCGTGCGCACGTCCGCGGTGCTGAACGTGTCCTTCATCGTGAAGGGCACGCCGTGCAGCGGGCCCCACGACTCGCCCCGGGCGAGCGCCGCGTCCGCCTCCTTGGCGCGCTCCCGGGCCCGGGCCTCGTCCCACGTCACCACGGCGTTGAGGGCGGGGTTGTGCTCGCGGGCCCGGGCCAGGAAGGCGTCCACCACCTCCACGGCGCTGACGCGGCGCTCGCGAAGGGCGGCGGCCAGCTCCGTCGTCGTGAGGGAAACAAGCCCTGGCGCTCCACCCGAAATCCCGGCCCCTTGCAGCGTGACGGAAGACTTCATGTGCATACCCTCCCCCAGGCAACCTCCCCCTTTCTAACAGCTCCCGGACTACCTGGCAGGCAGGGCCGGGGTCACGACGTAGGCGGTCGCGCTCGGGGCCACCTTCACGCGCGGTGGACGCCGCTGCTCCTCGAAAAACCGGTAGCCGGGCTCCAGACCCCGCCAGAAGGCCCGCCGCGCATCCGTGGCGTCCACCGCCGCGTCCAGCGCCGCCAGCCCCGCCGCATCCAGCCTGCGGGGGAAGATGTGCACCGGCACGTCGCGCCCCATGCGGGCCCGGGCCTCGGACACCAGGACGTACAGCGCCTCGATGGGCCCGTCCTCCATCGCCAGGCAGCCGATGCTCACACAGTTGCCGTGGATGTAGATGTCGCCCCCCGGCTCCGCGGCGCCCAGCTTCCGGTCGAGCGCGTTCGGATAGCTCACGCGCATCGACAGGTGGTAGGCGCTCCACGGGTTGAAGAGGTCCACCGTGTAGAAGCCCTCCGGGACCTGCGAGTCGCCCATGGCGCGCTTGGGGCCCACGTCGCCGGACGCGGCGCAGATGGGATACGTGCGCACCTTCACCAGTGGCTTGCCCCGGGGGCCGGCCCAGACCTCCAGCTCGCGCTCCACCTTGAAGGCCCGCAGGTAGAGCTCCTCCGGCGGCCAGGACAGCCCCGCGTCCCGGAACGCCTGGACGAGGGCGGCCGTCTGGTGCTTCCGGGCCACGGCGACGCGGTCCTTCGCGTGCGCGCACAGCGAGGCCAACAGGACACCCCACACCACCAGGACCTTCATGGACGAACCCCTCCTTCCCGAGGGCTCCTTGGACCCCGGCCGGCGTCAAGCCGGTCCATGGGCAGGGGCGGAAGGCGAACAGGCCACAGGGAGGGCCCCACCCCTGGCCCCCTGCCCCCCAAGCTGCTAGCAAGCGGTACGTGGGTTTCCTGGATGGCGTTCAGCGCGACGGCGATGGAAATCAGGGCCTGCCCGGTGTTCTCATCTCCAACGTGCATCATGGCGAGCAGGGGCCGCCGGTGTGCGCTACGACTGAAGCTCCCCGCCCCGTGCCGTTCCGGCCTTTTGCCTAAGAATGAATGACTCCCTCGAGACCCTCCTCGCCGACGGCATCATTGACGCCGTCATCGGCCAGCTGAAGACGGGCAAGGAGGCAGAGGTGTGGCTTGTCCAGCACGCCGGCCAGGTGGTCGCCGCGAAGCTGTACAAGGAGCGCCACGAGCGCAACTTCCGCAACAACTCCGGCTACAAGGAAGGCCGCGAGGTGCGCAACTCGCGCACCCGCCGCGCCATGGAGAAGGGCAGCCGCTTCGGGCAGGCCGCCGCGGAAGAGGCGTGGAAGAACGCGGAGGCGGACTCGCTGTACAAGCTGCACGCCCAGGGCGTGCGGGTCCCCACTCCCGTGTTGTTCTACGAAGGCATCCTCCTGATGGAGCTGGTGCTGGACGAGCAGGGCCAGCCGGCGCCCCGCCTGGTGGAAGCCCCGCCCCTCACCCCCGAGGACGCCGAGGCCTGCTACCTGGACCTGCGTGGCCAGGTGATTCGCACCTTGTGCGCGGACCTCATCCACGGAGACCTGTCGCCCTACAACATCCTGATGAGCGGGATGGGGCCGACGCTCATCGACTTTCCGCAGACGGTGGCGGCGGCGCGCAACAGCCAGGCGGAGTTCTACTTCCGCCGCGACCTGGACAACGTGCGGGAGTTCCTGACGGGCATCTCGCCCCGGCTGGCGAGCCGCGCGGGGGACACGGGCGAAATCTGGAACGCGTATGTGCGTCGCGACCTGACGCCGGAGTTCACGCCGTCGGGCACGTTCCGTGAGGCCCCGCGCCGCCAGGGCGCACAGGGCCGGCCGGGCCCCCGGATGGAGCGCTTCGGGCAGGAGGGGCGCGGCGACTTCCGCGCGGCCTCGGCGCCCGTGGCGGCCCCGGTCCTCGAGGAGGGCGTGAGCGCGGAGGAGGCGGAGCTGCGCGCGCTGGAGGCGCTGGTGTTGCGCCAGGGTGGCGGCGAGCGCGGTCGTCCGGTCGTCACGTCGAGCCCGCGCGATGGACGCCGTCGGGGTGGCTTCGGTGGCAAGCCGCCGCCGCGCACGGGCAGTGCGCCCCGGCCCGGGAACACCGGGCCGCAGCAGGGCGCCGCGGCGAAGCCCCAGCAGGGTGGTGGCAATGGCCGGCCCGGCGGGAACAACGGGCGGCCACAGCAGGCAGGCCCGCGAGGCGGAGCCCCCGTGGCTCAGGGCGCGAATGCAGCGCCGGCGGCATCGGGCGATGCGCGCATGAATGGTCGGCCGCCGCAGGGCGGAGGGCCGCGCAATGGCAACCCGCGAGGCGGCCCGAACGAGCCGCGCCGCGATGGGCGACCTCCCCGGCAGCAGAACGGCGAGCCGCGCATGAACGGCGCACCGGCTCAGCCGCACGGCGATGCGCGCATGGGCGGTGCCCAGCAAAGCGGCGAGCCGCGCATGAATGGCCGGCCGCAGAACGGTGAGCCGCGCATGAATGGCCGGCAGCAGAACGGCGAGCCGCGCTCGAACGGTGCCCAGCACGGCGACGCCCGGATGAATGGCCGACCGCAGCAGAATGGTGAAGCCCGAGCCAATGGGCGGCCGCAGCAGAACGGCGAGCCGCGCTCGAACGGTCGCCACCACCAGAGCGGCGAAGGTCACACCAACGGCTCGCAGCAGAACGGTGAGCCGCGCATGAACGGCCGCCACCATCAGAGCGGCGAAGGCCACACGAACGGCTCGCAGCAGAACGGTGAGCCCCGCATGAATGGCCGCCACCCGCAGAACGGTGAGGCACGGACGAACGGCTCGCAGCAGAACGATGAGCCGCGCTCGAACGGTCGCCATCCACAGAGCGGTGAGGCGCGGACGAACGGCTCGCAGCAGAACGGTGAGCCTCGCTCGAACGGCCGCCATCCGCCGAGCGGTGAAGCACGGGCGAACGGCACCCAGCAGAACGGCGAGCCGCGTTCGAACGGTCGCCACCCGCAGAACGGTGAAGCACGGGCGAACGGCACCCAGCAGAACGGCGAGCCTCGCTCGAATGGCCGGCCGCAGCAGGGCGAGCCTCGTTCGAACGGCGGCCAGCAGAACGGCGAGCCGCGCTCGAACGGCCGGCCCCCCCAGAATGCCGACTCCCGGGGTGAGGGACAGCCCTCGCAGAACGGCGAGCCGCGCATGAACGGCCGTCCCCCGCAGAACGGCGAGCCGCGCGCCAACGGGGGTCGTCCGCCCCGGGGTCAGCGTCCTCAGAACCCGGAGACCGGTGACGCGTCCTTCGCTCCGCCCCCAAGCGGCGGGAACGGCCGTGCCCAGAACCCGGACAACCGCCGGCAGCGCGCGCGCGATGGCGAAGCCCCCGCGATGAACCGGGAGCCCCGCCAGGAAGCCGCGCCGCGGCAGGACGAACGCGCCCCGGAGGCAGGTCCCCGGGAAGGGCGTGGCAACGCGCCCCGGATGCCGCGTCAGGCCCAGGAGCGTGGCGCCGGACGTCCCGCGCGAGGCGCCTCTCCCCAGGTCAGCTACGTGGGCCGCTCACCCGCGTCCGCTTCGTCCAACCGGGGTCCCGAAACGGGCTCGTCGTCCTCGTCCTGAAGGTGACGGGCGGCGCGGGGCGCCCACTTCAGCGCCCCGCCCTCCCCTACTCCGTCCGAGCCACCGGCTCCCGCGCCAGCTCCTCGCGGAAGAAGCGGCTGCCCTTCGCGAGCGTCGCCATGTACGGCCGCACGTCCTCGCGGGCCTCCGCGCCCAGCGCCGCGAACGGCGTCACGTGCGCGTCCGGCACGTAGCGGAACGTCAGGTTGATGCGCCGCGTGCGGAAGTCCGGCAGCTCCGGCGGCATGACGTGCCCGGCGCGCGTGTCCACCCGCTGCACCCGGTGGAACGTCTGCTCCTTCCACTGCGCCCCTCCGAAGAGCTGCAGCGACCCGTCATCCAACCACTGCTCCAGCACCACCCCGTCGCGCTCGCCGGGCCGCGACGACGTGACGAACTGGATGAGGGCGCGCTCGCCCAGCGACAGCGACGCCACCGGGCCCGGCTCGAAGTCCTTGTGCTCACCCACGCGCGCCGTGTCCACCCAGCGCCCGTCCTCCAGCCGGCTGCCGTAGAAGTTCACCAGGCAGGTGTTGAGGTGCCAGCCCTGCGGCATGTCCGGGCCCCGGAACATCCGCCGCGCCAGCGCCTCCACCTTCACCACCTGCCGCTCCAGCACCGCCGGGAAGGGCTCCGCCTTCACGCAGCGGTCCTTCACCCCCTTGGGCGGGCGGTAGTAGTCCAGGCACGCGAACTGCCAGTTGCCCAGCCAGTACACCGGCCGCAACAGCCGCCGCTGCGACTGCCCCTCCGGCGGCGGGAAGTGCTTCGAATAGCGCTCCTCCCACAGCGGGTGCAGCGTGCCCAGCCACCCGAGGATCTCCGCGCGGTCCGCCGCCGCCAGGAAGCTCGCGTTGTAGTGGTGGCCGGGGGTGCGCTGGGCCGCCTTGCGCGCCAGCGGCGAGCCCGGCCCCCTGCGGGGAGTGAAGGTCATGCGCGTCCCTTATGCCTCGGAGACGGCGACGTCGAGCGCCAGCTCGATCATCTCGTCGAACGTCGTCTGCCGATCCTCGGGGGACAGGTGCTCGTTGGTGAGGATGTGGTCCGACACCGTGAGCAGGCCCAGCGCCCGCGCGCCGAACTGCGCCGCCACGCCGTAC
Proteins encoded in this region:
- a CDS encoding alpha-ketoglutarate-dependent dioxygenase AlkB, yielding MTFTPRRGPGSPLARKAAQRTPGHHYNASFLAAADRAEILGWLGTLHPLWEERYSKHFPPPEGQSQRRLLRPVYWLGNWQFACLDYYRPPKGVKDRCVKAEPFPAVLERQVVKVEALARRMFRGPDMPQGWHLNTCLVNFYGSRLEDGRWVDTARVGEHKDFEPGPVASLSLGERALIQFVTSSRPGERDGVVLEQWLDDGSLQLFGGAQWKEQTFHRVQRVDTRAGHVMPPELPDFRTRRINLTFRYVPDAHVTPFAALGAEAREDVRPYMATLAKGSRFFREELAREPVARTE
- a CDS encoding RIO1 family regulatory kinase/ATPase domain-containing protein is translated as MNDSLETLLADGIIDAVIGQLKTGKEAEVWLVQHAGQVVAAKLYKERHERNFRNNSGYKEGREVRNSRTRRAMEKGSRFGQAAAEEAWKNAEADSLYKLHAQGVRVPTPVLFYEGILLMELVLDEQGQPAPRLVEAPPLTPEDAEACYLDLRGQVIRTLCADLIHGDLSPYNILMSGMGPTLIDFPQTVAAARNSQAEFYFRRDLDNVREFLTGISPRLASRAGDTGEIWNAYVRRDLTPEFTPSGTFREAPRRQGAQGRPGPRMERFGQEGRGDFRAASAPVAAPVLEEGVSAEEAELRALEALVLRQGGGERGRPVVTSSPRDGRRRGGFGGKPPPRTGSAPRPGNTGPQQGAAAKPQQGGGNGRPGGNNGRPQQAGPRGGAPVAQGANAAPAASGDARMNGRPPQGGGPRNGNPRGGPNEPRRDGRPPRQQNGEPRMNGAPAQPHGDARMGGAQQSGEPRMNGRPQNGEPRMNGRQQNGEPRSNGAQHGDARMNGRPQQNGEARANGRPQQNGEPRSNGRHHQSGEGHTNGSQQNGEPRMNGRHHQSGEGHTNGSQQNGEPRMNGRHPQNGEARTNGSQQNDEPRSNGRHPQSGEARTNGSQQNGEPRSNGRHPPSGEARANGTQQNGEPRSNGRHPQNGEARANGTQQNGEPRSNGRPQQGEPRSNGGQQNGEPRSNGRPPQNADSRGEGQPSQNGEPRMNGRPPQNGEPRANGGRPPRGQRPQNPETGDASFAPPPSGGNGRAQNPDNRRQRARDGEAPAMNREPRQEAAPRQDERAPEAGPREGRGNAPRMPRQAQERGAGRPARGASPQVSYVGRSPASASSNRGPETGSSSSS
- a CDS encoding amidase: MKSSVTLQGAGISGGAPGLVSLTTTELAAALRERRVSAVEVVDAFLARAREHNPALNAVVTWDEARARERAKEADAALARGESWGPLHGVPFTMKDTFSTADVRTTSGHPMLAEYVPAEDATVVARLKAAGAILLGKTNLPPFAADYQTHGPLLGRAHNPHDLTRTPGGSSGGASAAVAAGLTPFDVGSDIGGSVRLPAHFCGIVSIKPTELRVSNAGHIPDMPDGPRHVRHMACSGPLARSVADLRLILSLIEGADLRNPEVPPVPPLGAALPRALKGLRLAWVDTLGPFRADRETRQLFQRFADAARAEGVVVEQTAPASQDFADLLEVWGLLEGGIVGAPLPPELREGFRSPFRAFPDDLLAKAILKGTHLDLTGMGETLSRRDAHIVTLERFLSGWDAWMVPVSMTAAIEHTPFGAPVNVDGVPGSYLEVLGGFTSLFNATGNPVVVIPLGRTASGLPVGAQLVGRRWADGALLDVAEALLPLGGGVRWPQAFTP
- a CDS encoding L,D-transpeptidase family protein, giving the protein MKVLVVWGVLLASLCAHAKDRVAVARKHQTAALVQAFRDAGLSWPPEELYLRAFKVERELEVWAGPRGKPLVKVRTYPICAASGDVGPKRAMGDSQVPEGFYTVDLFNPWSAYHLSMRVSYPNALDRKLGAAEPGGDIYIHGNCVSIGCLAMEDGPIEALYVLVSEARARMGRDVPVHIFPRRLDAAGLAALDAAVDATDARRAFWRGLEPGYRFFEEQRRPPRVKVAPSATAYVVTPALPAR